Genomic window (Vigna unguiculata cultivar IT97K-499-35 chromosome 10, ASM411807v1, whole genome shotgun sequence):
tctaaaaaactaaatttaaaaacggaagagttttatttttaaattcgaATAAAATTAGgaataaattaagaattaaacctcctcctttttttattattattttttattcctttgGTACAGTGAGGTAAAGGTTAAAAGGAGAAAAcaccaagaagaaaaaaacaaaaaacgagCCTTCATCAAACCCAGACCCAAATccaaacccaaacccaaaccaAACAGACACACATGTCAGACACATCAAACACAACTCAACACAACACAGCACAAAACCTCAGCAAGAGAAgcagagagaagagagagaaagataaAGTCACTGTTCACTTTCCCCATTCTCTTCGTCTTGGTTCTTTGGATTCAGAGTTTCGTTCCATGAATTCCAACAAGCGAGAGGAAGAAGACGACCTCTTCCTCCCACATCCTTCGGATCTGTCTCCACCGCCGCCGCCACTCACGGACCCTTCGTCGTCGTCGTTCTCACTCCTCTTCCCCTCCTCGCCCTCCTCCTCCCACTCCTCCCCTTCTCCGCCCTCCAAACCCCTCTTCATCTCCCCCGACCCTCACATCTCCTCTCAGTTCTACACCTTCACCCCATCCTCCCACGCCCTCATGCTCCGCTCTCTCCTCCTCCGCCGCCTCCCCTCCCCCTCCGACATCCGCGCCGCCACCCCGCGCAACGTCCTCGCCTCCTGGCGCACCGTCTGGAAGGACCGGAACGAGGACACGGCCTACCTCACGGCCTGGAAACGCATCCAGGACAAGCTCACCACCCACCACGACCCCTCCACCAACTCCCACTTCCTCTGCTTCAAAAACAACCCTCACCAGTTCGTCCCCCACGTCGACCAATGGCAGCAAATCGTCATGTCCCACCACGCCGACACCGACCTCAACCACCTCAACCTCAAGGACACCCTCGAACGCATCAAGCACCACTGGACCGTCGGGGCCAAGTTCTACGGCATCCCCGAGAGCTTCATCCGCGTCTGCGTCGCCGCCTGCCCCGCCTGCTGCGCGGCGGAGGGCTCTGCCGAGCCCTCCGCCTCTCGCGGTAAGCGCCGTCGCTTCGAGTACACCGAGAGCTTCGACGTTCCCGCTAGGGAAGTGCCCTCACGGCTCCAGCAGCTTGCGGCTAAGCATAAGGTCGTGCTTTGCATAAGACAGAAGTATATTAGGTATAAGCCTTTCATGGCTGAGGTAAAGGACTATGCTTGCCATCGGGCTGGTGAACCTGCTGCTAAGAAATCTAAGGTTTTGAAGAGGGAGCCTTACGCTTCCAAGAGGTGTGGATGTGGGTTTAGGATTAGGGCTATTGTTCCTATTGCCAATTACAATGAGAAGGATAAGAGTTTTGTGTATCAGGAAGAGGGGGTGGCGGTTTTTAAGCTTTATGCTGTGCATTCTGGACATGAGCCTGGGCCTTTGGATGGGAATGCCAGGATTATGCATAGGGTTGTTGGGCATAAGGGTGGTGGGTATTTGATGGATCAGGAGAATGTGTATGGGGTGAGTGAGGAAATGGATGGGGAGGGGGGTTTGGGTTGTTGGGGAAGGAGGATGGTGGGGATTTGCAGTTTTCGGTGCTGCAACAGGTGCAGGAGTTGAGGAATGAGGTGGGGATGTTGGAGGGGAAGGTTGCAAAGATGCCGAGGGACATGTTGGGGTCGGTTTCCAGGGAATTGTACGAGGTTTTGAATAAGGTTAGGAG
Coding sequences:
- the LOC114166478 gene encoding LOW QUALITY PROTEIN: uncharacterized protein LOC114166478 (The sequence of the model RefSeq protein was modified relative to this genomic sequence to represent the inferred CDS: inserted 1 base in 1 codon), which gives rise to MSDTSNTTQHNTAQNLSKRSREKREKDKVTVHFPHSLRLGSLDSEFRSMNSNKREEEDDLFLPHPSDLSPPPPPLTDPSSSSFSLLFPSSPSSSHSSPSPPSKPLFISPDPHISSQFYTFTPSSHALMLRSLLLRRLPSPSDIRAATPRNVLASWRTVWKDRNEDTAYLTAWKRIQDKLTTHHDPSTNSHFLCFKNNPHQFVPHVDQWQQIVMSHHADTDLNHLNLKDTLERIKHHWTVGAKFYGIPESFIRVCVAACPACCAAEGSAEPSASRGKRRRFEYTESFDVPAREVPSRLQQLAAKHKVVLCIRQKYIRYKPFMAEVKDYACHRAGEPAAKKSKVLKREPYASKRCGCGFRIRAIVPIANYNEKDKSFVYQEEGVAVFKLYAVHSGHEPGPLDGNARIMHRVVGHKGGGYLMDQENVYGVSEEMDGEXGFGLLGKEDGGDLQFSVLQQVQELRNEVGMLEGKVAKMPRDMLGSVSRELYEVLNKVRSIGEVGLKPAELITDKVDDVLVGDNDLANWSNHHERIYGDGKDTELIEDDEDSFGRTLGEVVSWGDQMRTECRSEKDLMSDSCKPEKWLKCSDFDEKSILDCEEDSKLSKPIRMIRHDEGIVSDVVGLGCIQVDSFYQDNSKWYDSPCALDTGADCGDSGFRHGEIL